A single Brassica rapa cultivar Chiifu-401-42 chromosome A04, CAAS_Brap_v3.01, whole genome shotgun sequence DNA region contains:
- the LOC103865026 gene encoding cation/H(+) symporter 13, whose amino-acid sequence MDWSKFGSKQINSSHWGKVHGPFMMEDLVCQNQNMMISKGIFKNSNPLKYATPLLFLQMSVIIITSRLIFRFLQPFKQGMISAQVLAGIVLGPSFLGHNVTYMNMFLPAGGKITIQTLSNVGFIIHLFILGLKIDASIIKKASSKAILIGTASYAFPFSLGHLTVFFINTTVGLHRDVFHCASTVIFLCSMTSFPVTTTVLTELNILNSELGRLATNCSMVCEACSWFVALAFNLYTRERTIKGVWGIVMIGGLIGVIVGVFRPLIIYLTERKSKSMNKKDIVPFFPVLLILAIASTSAEAMGVHAAFGAFWLGVSLPDGPPLGTELAMKLELVASNMLLPCFIAISGLQTNFFEITESHENHVVLIEVILLVTYGCKFLGTTAASAYCQTQIGDALCLAFLMCCQGIIEVYAIVVWKDAQVVDTECFNLVIVTLLLVTGISRYLVVYLYDPSKRYKCRSKRTILNTRERNLQLRLLLCMYNVENVPSMVNLLEATYPTRFNPISFFTLHLVELKGRSHAVLTPHHQMNKLDPNTAQSTYIVSALQRFEQKYQGTLMAQHFTAAAPFSSINNDVCTLALDKKATLIVIPFHKQYAIDGTVGQVNGPIRNINLNVLEAAPCSVAIFIDRGECKGRRSVLMTSTWKNVAVLFIGGRDDAEALALCMRMTEKPELNVTVIHFRHKSSLQHEDYSEMAEYNLINDFKSHAAANKGNVHYIEEIVKDGVETTQAISSLGDAYDMIFVGRNHDLESSVLYGLTDWSECPELGVIGDMLTAPEFHFSVLVVHQQQGDALAMDDSYKLPVEDQKSGDTKQQERFSVEEGFTTIDLDKS is encoded by the exons ATGGATTGGTCGAAGTTTGGCAGCAAACAGATCAACTCATCACATTGGGGCAAAGTGCACGGTCCATTCATGATGGAGGATCTAGTGTGCCAAAATCAAAACATGATGATCTCAAAGGGTATTTTCAAGAACAGTAACCCTCTCAAATACGCAACGCCTCTTCTCTTCCTTCAAATGTcagtcatcatcatcacctcTAGGCTTATCTTCCGCTTCCTCCAACCTTTTAAACAAGGAATGATCTCCGCTCAAGTCTTG GCTGGTATTGTTCTTGGACCGTCTTTCTTAGGACATAACGTGACATACATGAACATGTTCCTGCCCGCTGGAGGCAAGATCACAATCCAAACGCTATCAAACGTCGGTTTCATTATCCATCTCTTCATCCTTGGACTCAAAATCGATGCGAGTATTATCAAAAAAGCAAGTTCCAAGGCAATACTTATCGGTACAGCCTCATACGCCTTCCCATTCTCTCTCGGACACCTCACGGTCTTCTTCATTAATACTACCGTGGGACTTCACAGAGACGTGTTTCACTGCGCAAGCACGGTGATCTTCTTGTGCTCCATGACATCCTTTCCGGTAACAACGACGGTCTTAACGGAACTCAACATCCTCAACTCAGAGCTAGGACGGTTAGCCACCAACTGCTCAATGGTCTGCGAAGCTTGTAGCTGGTTCGTGGCTTTAGCGTTTAACCTCTACACGCGAGAGAGAACCATAAAAGGCGTTTGGGGGATTGTAATGATCGGAGGTCTTATTGGGGTCATTGTAGGAGTCTTTAGACCTTTGATCATTTACCTCACCGAGAGGAAAAGCAAGTCGATGAACAAAAAAGATATTGTCCCGTTCTTCCCGGTCCTCTTGATCTTGGCTATAGCTAGTACTAGTGCAGAGGCCATGGGTGTCCACGCTGCGTTTGGAGCGTTTTGGCTAGGCGTTTCGCTCCCTGACGGTCCGCCTTTGGGGACGGAACTTGCTATGAAACTTGAGCTGGTTGCTTCGAATATGCTTCTCCCGTGTTTTATAGCTATTAGTGGGTTACAGACTAATTTCTTTGAGATCACGGAGAGCCATGAGAACCATGTGGTGTTGATTGAAGTGATTCTCTTGGTCACTTACGGCTGCAAGTTCCTTGGAACAACGGCTGCGTCTGCTTACTGCCAAACGCAGATTGGAGACGCGCTTTGTTTGGCGTTCTTGATGTGTTGCCAAGGTATCATCGAAGTCTACGCTATTGTCGTGTGGAAAGACGCTCAG GTTGTTGATACAGAATGCTTTAATCTAGTGATAGTAACGCTTTTACTTGTAACCGGAATTTCGCGGTACCTCGTGGTGTACCTCTACGATCCATCGAAACGCTACAAATGCAGAAGCAAACGAACGATCCTCAACACGAGGGAACGCAATCTTCAGCTCCGTCTTCTTCTTTGCATGTACAACGTCGAAAACGTTCCTTCCATGGTGAACCTTTTAGAAGCTACATACCCGACAAGATTTAATCCCATCTCATTTTTCACGCTGCACCTtgtggagcttaaaggacgatCTCACGCAGTCCTCACGCCACACCACCAGATGAACAAACTTGACCCAAACACGGCCCAGTCCACATACATTGTCAGTGCCCTCCAACGGTTTGAGCAAAAGTATCAG GGTACACTCATGGCGCAACATTTCACCGCAGCCGCGCCTTTCTCGAGTATAAACAACGACGTATGCACGCTCGCACTTGACAAGAAGGCGACACTAATCGTGATTCCATTCCACAAGCAATACGCGATCGACGGGACGGTCGGACAAGTCAACGGGCCCATCAGGAACATCAACCTTAACGTCCTTGAAGCGGCACCATGTTCGGTCGCCATATTCATAGACCGAGGGGAGTGCAAGGGACGACGCTCCGTCTTGATGACCAGTACATGGAAAAACGTGGCGGTGCTCTTCATCGGAGGCCGGGACGACGCGGAGGCGCTCGCATTATGTATGAGGATGACTGAAAAACCGGAGCTTAACGTCACAGTGATACATTTCCGTCACAAAAGCTCCCTTCAGCACGAGGATTACAGCGAAATGGCTGAGTACAATCTAATAAACGATTTCAAAAGCCATGCAGCAGCGAATAAAGGGAATGTACATTACATAGAGGAGATAGTGAAAGATGGCGTGGAGACCACGCAAGCGATTAGCTCACTTGGAGATGCTTATGACATGATTTTTGTGGGCCGAAACCATGACCTAGAGTCTTCGGTCTTGTACGGACTTACAGATTGGAGTGAGTGCCCAGAGTTAGGCGTGATTGGAGATATGTTGACGGCCCCTGAATTCCATTTCTCTGTACTCGTTGTTCATCAGCAGCAAGGGGATGCACTGGCCATGGACGATAGTTATAAATTGCCTGTCGAGGATCAAAAGAGTGGAGATACAAAACAACAAGAACGATTCTCTGTTGAAGAAGGTTTCACTACCATTGATCTCGACAAAAGTTAG
- the LOC103865027 gene encoding probable WRKY transcription factor 25 → MSSTSFTDLLASSGVDPYEQDEDFLGGFYPEETGSGLPKFKTAQPPPLPISQSSRSFAFSELLDSPLLRSSSHSLISPTTGAFPFQGFNGSDFPWQLPSQTQTQPQNAASALQETYGVQDLQKKLEDPVPREGKVPSYMVSRNSNDGYGWRKYGQKQVKKSENPRSYFKCTYPNCVSKKIVETASDGQITEIIYKGGHNHPKPEFTKRPSSSARRMFNPSSVVSEQSESSSISFDYGEVDEEKEQLDIKRLKREGEDEGMSVEVSRGVKEPRVVVQTISEIDVLIDGFRWRKYGQKVVKGNTNPRSYYKCTYQGCGVRKQVERSAEDERAVLTTYEGRHNHDVPTAPRRS, encoded by the exons ATGTCTTCCACCTCTTTCACCGACCTCCTTGCTTCCTCCGGCGTTGACCCCTACGAACAAGACGAAGACTTTCTTGGTGGGTTTTACCCGGAGGAAACCGGGTCGGGTTTACCTAAGTTCAAGACGGCTCAACCGCCTCCTCTTCCGATCTCGCAATCTTCTCGCAGCTTCGCCTTCTCCGAGTTGCTTGACTCTCCTCTTCTCCGCAGCTCCTCACAT AGTTTGATATCTCCAACGACCGGAGCGTTTCCATTTCAAGGCTTCAACGGATCAGATTTTCCCTGGCAGTTACCATCGCAAACGCAAACGCAACCGCAAAACGCTGCTTCC GCTTTGCAAGAGACATATGGTGTTCAAGATCTCCAGAAGAAGCTGGAGGATCCGGTTCCTCGTGAGGGTAAGGTACCATCGTACATGGTGAGTAGGAACTCTAACGACGGTTACGGTTGGAGAAAGTACGGGCAGAAGCAAGTGAAGAAGAGCGAGAACCCTAGGAGTTACTTCAAGTGCACGTATCCCAACTGCGTTTCCAAGAAGATCGTTGAGACTGCTTCTGATGGTCAGATCACTGAGATCATCTACAAAGGTGGTCATAACCATCCTAAGCCTGAGTTCACCAAGAGACCATCATCATCAGCGAGAAGAATGTTTAATCCTTCTTCTGTTGTTAGTGAACAATCAGAGAGTTCATCGATCTCGTTTGATTATGGGGAGGTAGATGAAGAGAAGGAACAGCTTGACATTAAGAGACt GAAAAGAGAAGGTGAAGATGAAGGGATGTCTGTAGAAGTAAGCAGAGGAGTGAAGGAACCAAGAGTTGTTGTTCAGACAATAAGTGAGATTGATGTTCTTATAGATGGCTTTAGATGGAGGAAGTATGGTCAAAAAGTTGTCAAGGGGAATACTAACCCAAG GAGCTATTACAAGTGCACATACCAAGGCTGTGGAGTGAGGAAGCAAGTGGAAAGATCAGCAGAAGACGAGAGAGCGGTTCTCACTACCTATGAAGGAAGGCACAATCATGATGTCCCAACCGCGCCACGTCGCTCATGA